From Paraflavitalea devenefica, the proteins below share one genomic window:
- a CDS encoding bifunctional transcriptional activator/DNA repair enzyme AdaA has protein sequence MNATLTPALMYDALVRKDSQFEGVFFAAVKTTGIFCRPTCTARKPKFENVEFYTTSKEAILHGYRPCKICSPLEQQHTAPGFIKQLLTLLQENPDKKIRDQELRDMGIEPVQVRRWFKKHHHLTFQSFQRMQRINQAFGMIRYGEKVTSAAFENGYDSLSGFHYAFKKNTGFAPTASKSGQVITITRITTPLGPMLAGTTDKGICLLEFTDRKMLETELKQLQKLLASPLLPGQHRHFDQLTAELQEYFAGTRQLFTVPLDTPGTSFQQKVWQELTHIPFGTTRSYKQQAIHLNQPAAIRAVANANGLNRVSILIPCHRVIGTDGNLTGYGGGIWRKQWLLDHEMKNKKGNEA, from the coding sequence ATGAATGCAACGCTGACACCCGCACTGATGTATGATGCCCTGGTAAGAAAAGACAGCCAGTTTGAAGGCGTGTTTTTTGCCGCGGTAAAGACCACCGGTATCTTTTGCCGGCCTACCTGCACCGCCCGTAAGCCCAAATTTGAAAATGTAGAATTCTATACTACCAGTAAAGAAGCCATCCTGCATGGTTACCGTCCCTGCAAGATTTGCTCACCGCTGGAGCAACAGCATACAGCCCCCGGCTTCATTAAACAACTGCTCACGCTCCTGCAGGAGAATCCTGATAAAAAGATCAGGGACCAGGAACTACGGGATATGGGCATAGAGCCTGTACAGGTACGGCGTTGGTTCAAGAAACACCACCACCTCACCTTCCAGTCTTTTCAACGCATGCAGCGCATTAACCAGGCTTTTGGCATGATCCGCTATGGAGAGAAGGTAACCAGTGCGGCCTTTGAGAATGGGTACGACTCCCTGAGCGGCTTTCATTATGCTTTCAAAAAGAATACAGGCTTTGCGCCCACAGCCAGTAAATCGGGACAGGTGATCACCATTACCCGCATCACGACGCCATTAGGACCTATGCTGGCCGGCACTACCGATAAAGGCATTTGCCTGCTGGAATTTACCGACCGCAAAATGCTGGAAACCGAATTGAAGCAACTGCAAAAGCTACTGGCTTCTCCCCTGCTGCCGGGACAGCACCGGCACTTCGACCAGTTAACAGCAGAACTGCAGGAATACTTTGCCGGTACCCGTCAACTATTCACGGTACCATTGGACACACCGGGCACTTCGTTCCAGCAAAAGGTATGGCAGGAACTTACCCACATACCTTTTGGCACTACCCGCTCCTATAAGCAACAGGCCATTCACCTCAATCAACCTGCTGCCATACGTGCCGTGGCCAATGCCAATGGTCTTAACCGGGTATCCATCCTTATTCCTTGTCACCGCGTCATTGG